A genome region from Pelagibaculum spongiae includes the following:
- a CDS encoding nuclear transport factor 2 family protein has protein sequence MSQTLLDAVHSASQNWKNAFNSGDAAGCAAQYEADAVMHARPFGTFTGTEQIQAFWQNLINDGFSDVEYIEPSFEVVDSQSVLLKSGWKMNQAQGVIHKELWVLQADGSAKLREDDFEAQG, from the coding sequence ATGAGCCAAACACTTTTAGATGCAGTCCACAGCGCCAGCCAAAACTGGAAAAATGCCTTTAATTCTGGCGATGCTGCAGGTTGCGCCGCTCAATATGAAGCAGATGCCGTGATGCATGCCCGCCCATTTGGCACTTTTACCGGTACTGAACAAATTCAGGCATTCTGGCAAAATCTGATCAACGATGGTTTTTCTGATGTTGAATACATCGAGCCGAGCTTTGAAGTAGTTGACTCGCAAAGCGTGTTATTAAAAAGTGGCTGGAAAATGAATCAAGCGCAGGGCGTAATCCATAAAGAATTATGGGTACTGCAAGCTGACGGCAGTGCAAAACTGCGTGAAGATGATTTTGAAGCACAAGGCTAA